A window of Kiritimatiellia bacterium genomic DNA:
TGGGCGGGATCGCGCAAAGCCGGCGCTGCTGGATAATGGCCGGCAGTATCATGGAAAAGGCGGGGGATAAAATTTATAACACATTGCTCTTATTGAATCGCCGGGGAAAAATCGCCGCCAGATACAGGAAAATCCATCTCTTTGAGGCGCATCTTGGCAATGGCCGGTCGGTGCGGGAAAGCGATGTTTATTCCGCCGGCAAGCGGCCGGTGATGGCAGACATTGAAGGATGGCAATGCGGATTGAGCATTTGTTACGACCTGCGTTTCCCGGAATTGTTCCGGCATTACGCAGCGGCCGGCGCGCATCTCTTTTTTGTGCCGGCCAATTTTACCCGGAAAACCGGCCGGGACCACTGGGAAACCCTGCTGCGGGCGCGCGCCATAGAAAACCAGGTTTTTGTTGTTGCGCCGGACCAGTGCGGCAAGAATCAGGCAACCGGCCTTGCCAGTTACGGCAACAGCATGATCGTCGGCCCCTGGGGTGAAATTGTCTGCCGGGCCGGAGAAAAGGAAACCGTATTAACCGCCGTGCT
This region includes:
- a CDS encoding carbon-nitrogen hydrolase family protein, whose amino-acid sequence is MKAITFPEKPLKVAVVQNNAGNSIKCNLDRLGELIARIRVCDLIALPEVFALRGADRDYRAHAQSLRGNLVQWLGGIAQSRRCWIMAGSIMEKAGDKIYNTLLLLNRRGKIAARYRKIHLFEAHLGNGRSVRESDVYSAGKRPVMADIEGWQCGLSICYDLRFPELFRHYAAAGAHLFFVPANFTRKTGRDHWETLLRARAIENQVFVVAPDQCGKNQATGLASYGNSMIVGPWGEIVCRAGEKETVLTAVLDPENLRQTRRRVPVLCHRRLF